TTATTACTGCCGAGCACTCCGCGTTCAGCTGCCATCTGATTATGAATGATTCCTTAGGTGCCCCGCTGCTTCGCTTTTTTTTCAAACAGGATATGAGAGGGAGAAGGTGAGAGGAAAAGCTGGGGGGAAGCCAGAGGGGGAGTTtaaaacaggtaaaaacacaTTCAGATAGAGCAGGCCCACAGTGTCCGAAAATACGTTTTTGTCTCACCTGCCAACGCTGGTAagctaaaaagaaaaatgtacctgccaagaataatttaAACTGGCCATAaccattaatttacatttttcattgaaATATGTCATCCTATCTGTAGAATCAGGTGCTGTGTGAAACATGCAGtaaagagacaagagcagattcaCAGTTTTAATGTAAAATCTGCTTACTCACTTATACTTTTTATATagtttatgtatatttttggTGGCCTCACACCTGCCATGTGTCACCACataggaaaaatgaaaaaaaactatttggtggaaaaacagaaaaagtgtGCAAAGGTTTAGATGCTACCATTTTGTGTAGAGCAGCataacaagcagccaatcagcgGCCTGTTTGAAACAGAGCCATTGttctgctttgatttgattagcTCCCGGTCAGAGATAGTCTACAGTGGTCAGCAGGGAGACTGTTTGTAACCGAGACATTCAAAGGCTATCGTCTCAAATATTATGTGTGTTGATTGAGTGATTGATTTTACTGCCATTTGCTGcttggcgggtgttaatttcagaccctatGTGGATGGTATATTGGTCTCTAGATGGAGATCAACTCTGGCTACAGCAATGACATCCATGTCCAGAGCTCTAACTCCAGACCAAGATCCGAGCCCATCCAGGCTCAGGTTCAGCCTCTTGTAAAATAGTCATCCAGTACTCCTGGAAACTTCAGATGGGTCCTCAGCCCACAAAGAAGAAGCTGAACCTGTCAAACGTTTTTACATGAaaccgcccccccgcccccccgaaCATGTTCTCACAGCTCTGAAGATGTATCCAGAGCGTGGGTGAATGGAGCGGAGAGGATACAAGGCAAAGGTTAAAGGGAAGGCCGAGGACAGGATGTCAGGTAGCTGGAGAGCAGCTTGTTAAAGAGATCATAAACGCTGGTGAAATGCTGCCATTGGTtagaaaaacagaaactctACGGGACCATATCTGACAGACTAACGCCAACTTTATTCTTGGATATGGATTATGAAGATAATCTGCAGTTGAAAGGACACCAATGCAGAAGCGTCAACTCACTAAACCCGAAgatatggcaaagtccctgcatctaatataatttgccaccaaaacttccaaaccagCTTATATGGACTAAATTTCTGGGAACAAAGTGAACCAATCACTGATGACtaacaagatattatttggtcagagtgataaattattaaacataggtcaccaaactattaATTTTGAGGGAATATTGGTCCTAATTACTCTTTGGCTTCCAAATAAAGTGCTGGcattttttgcttgatctttgctctccattgtaatgataaaaactagattaaagatcaaatttggatGTACAAAGATATGGCGAGCACCACTCCTTGCCACACCCAAGTGGCACCAATGAGAGGTGTCACATTAAGACATGAGATCTATAATCAACTCCCATCAATGAATTCAAAATCTGTACCATCCTTACCTAGCAGAAACGATGATGTAGATAGATGACTACAGCCCTGCTATTGCGATCATCAAATCGAGTTGTGATCTTTAATGAGGAGGTGTGGTCAGATGAGCGATCTGGAATCTGTCAACACTTCGGCTCCCTAGGCCGGGAATTCCTTCTGTAGCCTGGCCACTCTGGAGCGGCTCCACATGGAAAGTACTGCGCAGTGGAAACTGGCAGCCAAAAAAACTTTGCAGTCCGCAACTCTTCCAGATTAGCATTCCTTCCCCCTGACACATAGGCCGTGGAGCACATCGTCATCTGACCGACAGGGGACGCACTTCaggatggaggggggtggggaggtgggatGGGGGTGGTAAGAAGGGGTGAACTGCGATGCAAAAAAAGACAATGATtcagggaggatgaggagctaATCAGCCTGGTGCAGCTAAGCCAGTACTACAGTAAGTGCTTTAGATGCCAGAAGAGTAAGGCACTCAGTCCAACTGTAATCACATAACAGCGAGCAGCAATAAGCAATAACTAGTGAAAAGTAATAAACGGGGAAGAAGTGCTGAGGCGACGCAAGGTAAGCGAAAGGAGGAGGAACTTTGGCCGATATTCTCACCGAAAAAACGAGGAAGGACGTTTTCAGAGCTGCGGACGAACGCTCGAATTTCCCTCACCTGATTTCACCTAGAGAGGAGTAGACGACGAGGAGCCCTTCTTCATTAGCTACATCTATTCCCATCATTAAATCATAAAATGCCTGGACGGCAATGCGGCCCGCGGTCTGCTCGGCCAAgcgaggggggagggagagggagagagggaaggggaaaggAGTGAAGTGAGGGctgagggatgaagaggagttTGCCAGTCCGCCAGTGGGGGTGTCGGGTAGGAgggctgctgctggccgctcaACAGTAGCATTCTTTCATACATAGCTGGAAGTAATCAGCGATCGGGGCCAGAACGAAACTTTGAGCTCCTTCTGTTTGCTTTGGCTGCGCCCCTCCGCATCTCTTTCCCTCGTTCCCTCCGCCTCCTCATGCGAAGGCCCCGTTTGCACCCCTATCCAGGAGGAGTCCACCATCTCATTCTGTatctgtaacccccccccccctcaaaaatccatccacccatccgtCCACACCAATCCACTCCAAATGATCTCAACATTGTTGCCTAATCAGAGTGCAACCGATCCTTGCGTTTCCGTCCTCCCTGCCGAAGAGGCCGGGgcgggaaagagagaagaaaaggagaaggtgagaagaaagaggagaacgTATCGTTGAGTTTGCGGGGTCGAGGGAGAGAGCAGACGAAAAAGACTTCGCAGATGATTTGTCAGCCGATTATCTTGCTCGGATGACTGCGTCTAACCCTTTTGGTGGAAGAAagacatccccccccccacacacacacacactgagagaacGCACCATATTTCTCAGAACCTGCGAGTACAGACAGTCTCATCGGCACTGGGTTAGGCACCAACTGCAGGGATAAAACAGATGCTGTAGGTTAATACTTCCTTGCTGATGTCGAGAACAGGATGTTGCATAAGTTCCAAATCCCAAGTGAATTCAAATGGCCTCATTGGCACTATAAAAGCAGCTGCAACACTGCCAGAGCTTTTTGGACCTTCGGTTTATATGTTGGAATGAGGACAGCCATGGATGTAGTAATAACTGTTTCTTTGCAGCGAGATACATTCTGTTTGTGTTCTGATGTATTGCCTCGGCAGTGTTACTTTCTATTGATGCTTAGTGTCATATATTACCCTTTAACATACAACATATTGggctaatgcacacacaccatgcaagTACGACACACGTGCAAATACAGGCACTAAATCGGAAAGGTTTCTTCACTATCAGTGCTGCAGCGGGAGACTCCCTGACCTCATTCACCTatctcacttcctctccctcccctgccTCCTATCTCAAGTGGCCTCTTAGGGCATACAGTAAAGTTAATTAAAGGGGaggggtgtggtgtgtgtcaaGGAATGCGAGTACGAGTGCACTTTCCAGCCCGGGTGAGGAACTGCCTCGCATCGAAGCCGCTCTCTCAGCCAGTGCTTCATCAATAACCTTTTCTCAAAAGCTCAAGAGGCGGGCAGTaacattgacagatgatgtttAACTTGCTTTCGGAGCCCTTAAAGACGCCTCTATCATTGTCACGATTCTCATTATTTTTGGCACCCCAGTGCTACCGCTTGCTCGTAATCTCCCAGTGCCGTGACCTTCGGACCGCAGCTCTAGGGAAACATTCCGGCCACCGCAAGCACAACAAGACAGAAAGGCACAAGGGgggtaagaggaggaagaatcACTAACCGCTTCCTTCCAATAACCATTAATGAAGCGATGTGTGTTACGGAGCAGAGCTACTGAGCAAACAGAGCAGACCTCAGTCCAGACACATGTTCAACACATTTCCAGCGAAAACGATAATggattctgaaaaaaaaacccataaagagcgagggagagaaagtaCTATTTCCCCAATCCAGCCAAAAAGAGGGTGCCAAGCTGGACCAATTTTGATCCGGATGATTCCTCCTCTCGCTGCTGCGCTGACTCTATGTGGCTTGTTTGCTGTGAACCTATAGGAGGATGAGGTTGGATGAGATCATATGGTCCTCCTACAGCTGCATGCCAGAGGGAACTGACTCTACTGCTGGAGAACAGCAGCAGTTTGGGATACACTCTTGCCATGTGCCGTGTCTTCGAGGGACAAACTGATAAAGAGTTCCGAATGAGTACAATTAGAATTATATCATGCGTGAACTCTTGAACTTTTCTACAAGTTTGCTTCCATCCTGCTTGACATTTTCAATGCTTCTGCGCGGACAAAACCACAACCTCCGAGAAGGCGATGTGACAGAAGAATGTGACCcagacatacatacatctaTCGGCTTTTCTTCACGATGACGAACAGAGTAGAAAGGTCAACAGACTGTGGGCAGGAATGGAGGTCAGTGCACAGAGTATTTACAGGCGAGAGACTGTCTGTGTGGGATCAAGTATGAAACTAAAAGTATTAAACGCTTTAACACAAACTCCGGTCATGTCATCGCTAATTAAGAAATGTACATGTAGAGTGATTTGCacgaaaaaaaagacatttattgtCAAAATCAGAGTCAAAGGAGGTAGAGTCTGTCAGGAGGTGGTGGCGAGGGGAAGCTTGGTCAGGATCCAGGTTCGCAGCAGCTCCATCTCGGGCTGAGAAAGCTGGTGGTAAAGCCCAGGGAAGGAGTGGAAGGTGGTGCCCATGCCAGCCTTCCTCAGCAGCGTTGCCGTGTCTTCTCCCCATTGGTGGAGCACCAGGTCATCGCTGGTCCCGTGGCACTGGAACAAGTCGGGAAGGGAATTTCCTGCTCTTACCCTCTCCTCCACCGCCTTGGACAGACACAATAGTGAGAGCGGTATTACCAAAAAGCCTCCACGTCACTGTTTAATCTGAGAGTTTCCATCCATGCTCCTAGcattaaaggtgctgtgtgtaacgtcaattttaacatcaataaatcattaccacattaactTTGAGATATTAGTGTAAACAAACAATCATCaacaagaagattggcagcctctacactgcattttacactgtgaGCCACCAAGTgagatttggcaggaaatctgctggattgctttatggcacaaaacaggaagagggcgctgttcttccagcacacagggctaaagctttcagagtttctggccaTGGTAAGTGATGGAAGGggtgaaaggctgatggaaaaaatcacttccagcatgtttatcctctccagtaaagccaaagagtaAAGCCTTGACTGTGGTCTTAaaaaagggagattgctttacggcacgaAACAGGAACTGTTTTTACTTTAGTAAGTAAATCCACAGCATCATTTCAGTTTCACCTTCAAGTTAGCTTACTTCTTCTGaatgcatattggctgttatcaaGGGCTATTATCAGCTCTTATCTTTCTTCTTactcttcaaaacaaactgtAGTGAGGGTGGACAAGTAACATCATCCTCTCTGCAACAGGATGCAATGGGGCTTATGGGGAACGTGATTTTGtgaattttgagaaacacaaaatgctacacgtagcacctttaaattcCGTCTTTCAACGGATTCACAAATTACAATCAATTTGCATGgatttcacaaaatgacatGATATATTGCCCATAGAGTATGTATACCTGAAAAGCGACAGAGTCCTTGTTGAGGAAGCTGGACAGAGCAAAAACTCCGGCTATGTCGGGATGGTATCGACATGCAAGGTGGAGGGCCatggctccacccattgagaAACCCCCTTCGAttatagacaaaaaaaaaagaaaagattattgGTAGCGTCAACTTTTGTTTCATGGAAATGATGGGGAAAGTCATTAGCTTCTATGTTACACcaagcagaaataaaaaaaagtaacatcATAAACACATTCATCTCAATATGAGTAACAGAAGCTTACTCATGGCAGTTCAGGCTCTCAGAGGTGGAAAATACTCTCTTGCCTTGacttgaaaaaaacattaagatGAATAGGACTCCTTAGTTCCACatcatcagctttttttttttggctgcctTGGAATATGCACCCGTTCATGAGTCTGTCCTTAATCTCACACATCTGGGTACATCTGGGCACACTGTGTACATCTGGGAAAGTGTGCAAGTACCCATCATCCTGTCAGGAGGgttgaaggagggagggagggaatgaaaaaagagggggatgaagggatggaggaaaggTGGAATTCACATGCCTTGCCCGACGAATCAAAAATGAATCTGACATCCATGGGATTCTCCTCcgttttccctctttccctgcaATTTTGTATTGAACGCACGCTTTCATATATTTGAACTTAAGCTGTGCTGTTTAGTAAagttgccagtgtgtgtgtgtctttgtgtgcacaCTTATGTTTGAACCTATTcatgcaaaagagaaaagaggttGAAACTTAAATGATGAAACTGGGTTGTTGCAGAGGCAAGCAGTAAAAGgaaacagtgaagaaaaatagaatataaataggAATAAAGCAAATGAGCAGGATTAAACACAATGCAACTGACAATTCCAAGGTGTTAGGAACGTATTAAGTGGAAATGAATAgtatgaattaaaaaaatatcagcTGCTGCATTGTGAGGGCGTGCAAAATAGGAGCAGAGCATAACGggacaaacaaaacatgaatgGAAATACGTACAATGTGAAAATATACccacaaaaatgaaatatttgtgATATGAACTAAGTGAGAAATTGTAAACAAGACTGAGGTATATGCACCTATGAAGAAAACAGATGGGACGCGATGTGAATTTACAGTGTTACGCGTTCACATTAGCGGGTCTGCGGCTCGACGACGTACGCATGagattcctcctcctcttgagagagagagagagagagtttcccGTGGACCGGTGCCTCTGCGGAGTGAAAAACATCAACACGCGAGCCCGCGGCCGGcctcttgaaaaaaaaaaaccttttccaTGGAAAGTTCTGGCGCTTGTCAGTCCGTCAGCCCGGGGAAGTGGACTCTGGGTACAGACGAGCGCTGCGTTTCTCCAGCGCGCCGAGTGACTCCAATGAGTATTTATAGTTAATGACAAAATGTTATGATTTAGTAAGATAATATTTCAGCAGTCTCCCAGGAGCATGTGTTTTTTGAATCACTTTCTCTGGAGCCGAGTTTAGGGGCTTTTCTGGCCCTCGACACTGAGCCTTTCACACAAGCctctcgccccccccccaccaccacccccaccccgcatACCCCCCTCCTCAACTATTTCTGTATAGTTCTACATTTCGGGGCTCGTAGGTTAACCCTTTTCCCACTGCTCTCGGGCGGTTTCCCCTTTCATGTGCGGCCATCGCTCGCTCTCTTACATCGACGTTAAAACGCATGATGGCCTCCCACGTTTCCTGTGGGAACTCTTACCTTGGTTCGAGCCATAATGTTTATAGTACTTGATCCGAGtggtttcatttcattgttaTTTATATGAGAATTTGATAAGCGCAATATTTGAGGCAAAAAGCTTTTTCGGGACCTgagaatccccccccccccccccccccaataccTTTTTTGTTCTCAACTGGCAGCATATGAAAGGACACGGTAACCTGATGAGTTGCATTCTTCATTTTATATCGTGACAGAGGGAGTTAAGAACACCGAGGCTAAGATggactgaggtgtgtgtgactgtgtgtgtgtgtgtgtgtgtgtgaaagggaggATGAGAATAAGGACGAAAAAAGCTTAAGTAGAGAAGAAAAAATGGatca
The Centroberyx gerrardi isolate f3 chromosome 12, fCenGer3.hap1.cur.20231027, whole genome shotgun sequence genome window above contains:
- the lyplal1 gene encoding lysophospholipase-like protein 1, with amino-acid sequence MAAVRKLQRCAVSPTGQHSASVIFLHGSGDTGQGLRAWVRDVMVPDLAFSHIRVIYPTAPARPYTPMRGALSTVWFDRHKISRDCPEHLESIDAMCSILGSVIQDELNVGVPKHRMIIGGFSMGGAMALHLACRYHPDIAGVFALSSFLNKDSVAFQAVEERVRAGNSLPDLFQCHGTSDDLVLHQWGEDTATLLRKAGMGTTFHSFPGLYHQLSQPEMELLRTWILTKLPLATTS